A genomic stretch from Sphingobacterium sp. ML3W includes:
- a CDS encoding DUF2752 domain-containing protein, producing the protein MVYLLLKYLQLHWIYTIVIGYFGVAIALYMLTDIHILVPCLWKAISGYECPGCGMTTAFIALLQMQWGDAWSANPMIFGLVPVFIFLILRDFWRFIHRQTGPM; encoded by the coding sequence ATGGTTTATCTGCTGCTGAAATACCTGCAATTGCATTGGATTTATACCATTGTGATAGGGTATTTTGGTGTCGCTATCGCATTATACATGCTGACGGATATTCATATCCTTGTTCCTTGTCTTTGGAAGGCAATCTCAGGATATGAATGCCCGGGTTGCGGAATGACAACTGCTTTTATTGCCTTGTTACAAATGCAATGGGGGGACGCCTGGTCTGCAAATCCAATGATTTTTGGGCTCGTTCCTGTATTCATCTTTTTGATTTTAAGAGACTTTTGGCGATTTATACATAGACAAACTGGTCCGATGTAA
- a CDS encoding TM2 domain-containing protein has translation MKTEDEKYCVECGQVINVKAEACPLCGAKQPIFYANQPFQQNRSIQDDRWLPALLFCFFLGPFGGHRFYLGQIGTAVLQLVTLGGCGIWSLIDLIMIIVGKYKDNDGQYIKSPLNNN, from the coding sequence ATGAAAACAGAAGATGAAAAATATTGTGTGGAATGTGGTCAGGTAATTAATGTCAAAGCTGAGGCTTGTCCTCTCTGTGGCGCGAAACAGCCTATATTCTACGCGAACCAACCTTTCCAGCAGAATCGCAGTATCCAGGATGATCGCTGGTTGCCCGCTTTGTTATTTTGTTTCTTTCTAGGCCCCTTCGGTGGACATCGTTTCTATTTGGGGCAGATCGGAACGGCGGTTCTCCAATTAGTTACTCTGGGTGGATGTGGGATCTGGTCGCTTATAGATCTGATCATGATCATTGTGGGGAAATACAAGGATAATGATGGTCAATATATCAAAAGCCCGCTAAATAATAACTAA